Proteins from a single region of Nitrospirota bacterium:
- a CDS encoding type II toxin-antitoxin system HicB family antitoxin — MTKFLLEVSYEIQGLTHDAEYDGYVVDIPELIGCMSQGKTMVEALQNIRDAIKGWLFVEEKHGRLIRQEEQEVFLGEVSV; from the coding sequence ATTACGAAATTCCTTCTGGAGGTATCTTATGAGATTCAAGGTCTTACCCATGACGCCGAGTATGACGGCTATGTTGTGGATATTCCTGAACTCATTGGCTGCATGAGCCAGGGCAAAACTATGGTTGAGGCACTCCAAAACATAAGAGACGCAATAAAGGGATGGCTGTTTGTCGAGGAAAAACACGGAAGGCTGATCCGTCAAGAAGAACAAGAAGTTTTTCTGGGAGAGGTCTCTGTTTAG